From the Rhodoligotrophos appendicifer genome, one window contains:
- a CDS encoding inositol-3-phosphate synthase, with product MASRKLRVGIVGMGNCASSLVQGLTYYRDVSGNEPIPGLMSPVLGDYHVSDIEISAAFDVAAGKVGRDVSEAIFAAPNNTQKFAEVKPLGVIVERGMTLDGIGKYVADDIPEDPRPPADVGVILRRSGTDVLVSYLPVGSQMASEWYMERALEAGCGVVNCLPVFIASHPEWQAKFMAKGLPIIGDDIKSQVGATIVHRVLANLFRERGVRLDRTYQLNFGGNSDFLNMLERERLTSKKVSKTQAVTSQFDVPLAAGDVHVGPSDYVPWLTDRKTAYIRLEGTAFGGVPLSAEVKLEVWDSPNSAGVVIDAVRCAKIALDRGQGGVLVGPSSYFMKSPPQQFTDTEARELTRQFVDGAAEEPKGTLQ from the coding sequence TTGGCTTCGAGAAAACTACGCGTTGGCATCGTCGGTATGGGCAACTGCGCATCATCCCTGGTTCAGGGCCTCACCTATTATCGCGATGTGTCTGGCAATGAACCCATACCGGGCTTGATGAGCCCCGTCCTGGGCGACTACCATGTCTCCGACATTGAAATCTCTGCCGCCTTCGACGTCGCTGCCGGCAAAGTGGGCCGTGATGTGTCGGAGGCGATCTTCGCTGCACCGAACAACACCCAGAAGTTTGCTGAGGTAAAGCCGCTCGGCGTCATCGTGGAGCGCGGAATGACCTTGGATGGGATTGGCAAATATGTCGCCGATGACATTCCCGAGGATCCGCGTCCGCCCGCTGATGTTGGCGTCATCCTCCGCCGCAGCGGCACGGATGTCCTCGTCTCTTACCTTCCCGTCGGGTCCCAGATGGCGAGCGAATGGTATATGGAGCGTGCCTTGGAAGCCGGATGCGGCGTAGTGAATTGCCTGCCCGTATTTATTGCCTCCCACCCGGAGTGGCAGGCGAAATTCATGGCCAAGGGCCTTCCGATAATCGGTGACGATATCAAGAGCCAAGTGGGCGCCACCATCGTGCATCGGGTCCTTGCCAACCTGTTTCGGGAGCGCGGCGTGCGGTTGGATCGCACCTACCAACTTAATTTCGGCGGAAACTCCGATTTTTTGAACATGCTCGAGCGTGAGCGTTTGACTTCGAAGAAGGTCTCGAAGACCCAAGCTGTGACGAGCCAGTTCGATGTTCCCCTGGCGGCGGGTGACGTCCATGTCGGCCCCAGTGACTACGTCCCTTGGCTCACCGATCGCAAGACGGCTTATATTCGCCTTGAGGGAACGGCCTTCGGTGGCGTCCCTCTCAGCGCCGAGGTCAAACTCGAGGTTTGGGATTCCCCCAATTCCGCCGGCGTGGTGATCGATGCCGTTCGCTGCGCCAAGATTGCACTGGACCGCGGCCAGGGCGGTGTTCTCGTTGGGCCATCGAGCTATTTCATGAAGTCGCCGCCCCAACAATTCACCGATACTGAGGCGCGGGAGTTAACCCGGCAGTTCGTTGATGGCGCTGCTGAGGAGCCCAAGGGCACCCTTCAGTGA
- a CDS encoding DUF2243 domain-containing protein, which produces MIRPETKPRFPVSAGILFGLGLGGFFDGIVLHQILQWHHMVTSAGYPANSVNNLEINTLLDGLFHASTYIFVVLGLMMLWRTAHRSHLWWSGKMLVGTVLMGFGIFNLVEGIIDHQILGIHHVNETVSREQWIYWDIGFLSWGAAMLVGGWMLYTSGKKESHDEPA; this is translated from the coding sequence ATGATCAGACCAGAGACAAAACCCCGATTTCCAGTTTCAGCCGGTATTCTGTTCGGACTTGGGTTGGGGGGGTTCTTTGATGGGATTGTGCTTCATCAAATTCTGCAATGGCACCACATGGTGACCAGCGCTGGCTATCCCGCCAACAGCGTCAATAACCTCGAAATAAATACGCTCTTGGACGGCCTCTTCCATGCAAGCACCTACATCTTCGTTGTTCTCGGCCTTATGATGCTCTGGCGCACCGCACATCGGTCGCATCTATGGTGGTCTGGCAAGATGCTGGTCGGAACAGTCCTCATGGGCTTTGGCATTTTTAACTTGGTGGAAGGTATTATCGACCACCAAATCCTAGGCATCCACCACGTCAATGAGACGGTCTCGCGTGAACAGTGGATTTACTGGGATATCGGCTTCTTGAGCTGGGGTGCAGCGATGCTGGTCGGTGGATGGATGCTCTACACGAGCGGCAAGAAAGAGTCCCACGACGAGCCAGCGTAA
- a CDS encoding sensor domain-containing diguanylate cyclase: MTISVEELFEKFERAPVLLAVYDSFDRLRYANQAFREAYFVERDEEPFWSDLMRRNYEGGRGTVLRTKDFDQWLISTQSRRGKAGYRALETDLLDGRWLWMTETVDADGWMLCIATDITALRTDERSIRQDRDEAVKASHTDFLTGVANRRYLTIRLGEMICQPAPEDADLGCFAILDLDNFKYVNDRFGHQAGDLILRDFAQIIQTQLRRKDCFGRFGGEEFALVFPATTLGHAELIIERMLGVIRKSRPLKEHPELAYTFSAGLTRAMAGDTIETIWERADHALYSAKMAGRDQVFIEGPDPRSVSWK; the protein is encoded by the coding sequence TTGACCATCAGTGTCGAGGAACTTTTCGAGAAGTTTGAACGGGCGCCGGTTCTGCTCGCCGTCTATGACAGCTTCGATCGCCTGCGCTACGCCAATCAGGCATTCAGAGAAGCATACTTCGTTGAGCGAGATGAGGAGCCCTTCTGGTCGGATCTCATGCGCCGGAACTATGAGGGTGGACGCGGTACAGTGCTGCGGACGAAGGATTTCGATCAGTGGCTAATCTCCACCCAATCGCGCCGCGGGAAGGCCGGATATCGAGCGCTAGAGACTGATCTCCTCGATGGCCGCTGGCTATGGATGACTGAGACGGTCGATGCCGATGGTTGGATGTTGTGCATTGCGACCGACATCACTGCTCTCAGAACCGATGAGCGATCAATTCGTCAGGACCGGGATGAGGCGGTAAAGGCCTCTCACACTGACTTCCTCACGGGTGTCGCAAACCGCAGATACCTAACAATCCGCCTCGGGGAAATGATCTGTCAACCCGCTCCGGAAGATGCGGACCTCGGTTGCTTCGCCATCCTCGACTTAGACAACTTTAAGTACGTAAATGATCGCTTCGGTCATCAAGCCGGGGATCTCATCCTTCGCGATTTCGCTCAGATCATTCAGACGCAACTCCGCCGCAAAGACTGCTTTGGACGTTTTGGAGGTGAGGAGTTCGCGCTCGTATTCCCCGCGACGACACTCGGTCATGCAGAGCTGATCATCGAGCGAATGTTGGGAGTCATTCGCAAATCACGGCCCCTGAAGGAACATCCAGAACTCGCCTATACATTTTCCGCAGGCCTGACGAGAGCGATGGCCGGCGACACGATAGAGACCATCTGGGAGCGGGCTGATCACGCCCTCTACTCAGCGAAAATGGCAGGCCGCGACCAAGTTTTCATCGAAGGGCCTGACCCGAGATCAGTCTCATGGAAATAG